One Cygnus atratus isolate AKBS03 ecotype Queensland, Australia chromosome 6, CAtr_DNAZoo_HiC_assembly, whole genome shotgun sequence DNA segment encodes these proteins:
- the PLEKHA3 gene encoding pleckstrin homology domain-containing family A member 3 isoform X2: protein MELIIPGEQHFYMKAVNAAERQRWLVALGSAKACLADTRTKKEKEISETSESLKTKMSELRLYCDLLMQQVHTIQEFVHRDETRSPPSIENMNEASSLLSATCNTFITTLEECVKIANAKFKPEMFQLPHPDPLVSPVSPSPVQMMKRSISHPGPCYSERNNHSVKEPISSLHRLSQRRRRTYSDTESYSDNPLEDSQRSAHCSRSAVNGDLVVSSTIPEENRSISNERSELEETFSSFSS from the exons ATGGAGCTAATCATCCCAGGGGAACAGCATTTCTATATGAAAGCAGTTAATGCAGCTGAAAGGCAGAGGTGGCTGGTAGCACTGGGGAGTGCAAAAGCCTGTTTAGCAGATActagaacaaaaaaagaaaaag AAATAAGTGAGACCAGTGAATCTCTTAAAACCAAAATGTCTGAACTTCGTCTCTACTGTGATCTTTTAATGCAGCAAGTACATACAATACAAGAATTTGTTCACCGTGATGAGACTCGTTCTCCTCCCAGCATTGAG aacatgaaTGAAGCCTCTTCCTTGCTTAGTGCCACCTGTAATACATTTATCACAACACTTGAAGAATGTGTGAAGATTGCTAATGCCAAGTTTAAGCCAGAAATGTTCCAGCTGCCTCACCCTGATCCCTTGGTTTCTCCTGTGTCACCATCACCTGTCCAAATg atgAAGCGTTCCATTAGCCACCCTGGTCCTTGTTATTCAGAAAG GAATAATCACTCTGTAAAAGAACCAATTTCATCCCTTCACCGATTATCACAGCGACGCAGAAGAACATACTCAGATACAGAATCTTACAGTGATAATCCCCTGGAAGATTCTCAGA GATCTGCTCACTGTTCTAGAAGTGCTGTCAATGGAGATCTGGTGGTATCATCAACCATTCCTGAAGAAAATAGATCAATATCAAACGAAAGATCTGAACTGGAAGAGACTTTCTCATCcttttcttcatga
- the PLEKHA3 gene encoding pleckstrin homology domain-containing family A member 3 isoform X1, whose translation MEGALYKWTNYLAGWQPRWFVLDNGILSYYDSQDDVCKGSKGSIKMAVCEIKVHATDNTRMELIIPGEQHFYMKAVNAAERQRWLVALGSAKACLADTRTKKEKEISETSESLKTKMSELRLYCDLLMQQVHTIQEFVHRDETRSPPSIENMNEASSLLSATCNTFITTLEECVKIANAKFKPEMFQLPHPDPLVSPVSPSPVQMMKRSISHPGPCYSERNNHSVKEPISSLHRLSQRRRRTYSDTESYSDNPLEDSQRSAHCSRSAVNGDLVVSSTIPEENRSISNERSELEETFSSFSS comes from the exons GTTGGCAGCCTCGGTGGTTTGTTTTAGACAATGGGATATTGTCATACTATGATTCACAAGATGATGTTTGCAAAGGCAGCAAAGGAAGTATAAAGATGGCTGTGTGTGAAATAAAAG TTCATGCAACAGACAACACCAGAATGGAGCTAATCATCCCAGGGGAACAGCATTTCTATATGAAAGCAGTTAATGCAGCTGAAAGGCAGAGGTGGCTGGTAGCACTGGGGAGTGCAAAAGCCTGTTTAGCAGATActagaacaaaaaaagaaaaag AAATAAGTGAGACCAGTGAATCTCTTAAAACCAAAATGTCTGAACTTCGTCTCTACTGTGATCTTTTAATGCAGCAAGTACATACAATACAAGAATTTGTTCACCGTGATGAGACTCGTTCTCCTCCCAGCATTGAG aacatgaaTGAAGCCTCTTCCTTGCTTAGTGCCACCTGTAATACATTTATCACAACACTTGAAGAATGTGTGAAGATTGCTAATGCCAAGTTTAAGCCAGAAATGTTCCAGCTGCCTCACCCTGATCCCTTGGTTTCTCCTGTGTCACCATCACCTGTCCAAATg atgAAGCGTTCCATTAGCCACCCTGGTCCTTGTTATTCAGAAAG GAATAATCACTCTGTAAAAGAACCAATTTCATCCCTTCACCGATTATCACAGCGACGCAGAAGAACATACTCAGATACAGAATCTTACAGTGATAATCCCCTGGAAGATTCTCAGA GATCTGCTCACTGTTCTAGAAGTGCTGTCAATGGAGATCTGGTGGTATCATCAACCATTCCTGAAGAAAATAGATCAATATCAAACGAAAGATCTGAACTGGAAGAGACTTTCTCATCcttttcttcatga